The Bacteroidales bacterium genome window below encodes:
- a CDS encoding SpoIIE family protein phosphatase, whose amino-acid sequence NEPTANYELIEYKGDKMPVAIHIIMNNFTNYEFQLEQGDMLYLFSDGYADQFGGEHGKKFMYKRFKELILANAHKPMNEQKQAFEETIVQWIGNGEQTDDITVVGIKV is encoded by the coding sequence AAAATGAACCAACAGCAAACTATGAGCTTATCGAGTACAAAGGCGACAAAATGCCCGTAGCTATTCATATTATAATGAACAACTTCACCAATTACGAATTCCAACTCGAACAAGGCGATATGCTCTATCTCTTCTCCGATGGCTATGCCGACCAATTTGGGGGCGAACATGGCAAAAAATTTATGTACAAGCGTTTTAAAGAACTTATTTTAGCAAATGCCCATAAACCTATGAACGAACAAAAACAAGCATTCGAAGAAACCATTGTGCAGTGGATTGGAAATGGAGAACAGACTGATGATATCACTGTGGTTGGAATAAAAGTATAA
- a CDS encoding DUF4412 domain-containing protein has product MKYFNIFCFCLSFLGLMAQPSVKTEIVSDLSKSFEGIIFFSMEMFSDTLYYTYYVKDKLVRMDEHNRCKNCKTPENYILYNLEKKTIIAVNPQRKMYLYLPVNEYHENKLNIDDYTILKTNNSKKILGYKCYQWRVRNKKQNTEIAYWVAKDNFDFFVDFLRLWNRSEKHASYFLKIPDSYGYFPMLSEERTTLREQKMTLRVISIQKKLLDKSLFIIPKDYKNYDE; this is encoded by the coding sequence ATGAAGTATTTTAATATTTTTTGCTTTTGTTTATCGTTTTTAGGATTGATGGCACAACCAAGTGTAAAAACAGAAATTGTTTCTGATTTAAGTAAAAGTTTCGAGGGAATTATTTTCTTTTCGATGGAAATGTTTTCGGACACGCTTTATTACACTTATTATGTAAAGGATAAATTAGTTCGAATGGATGAGCATAATCGATGCAAAAACTGTAAAACCCCCGAAAATTATATACTTTATAATCTTGAAAAAAAGACCATCATAGCCGTTAATCCACAGCGAAAAATGTATTTATATTTACCTGTTAATGAATATCATGAAAATAAATTAAATATAGATGATTATACAATTTTAAAAACAAATAATAGTAAGAAAATTTTGGGTTATAAATGTTACCAGTGGCGTGTTCGCAATAAAAAACAAAACACTGAAATTGCTTACTGGGTGGCAAAAGATAATTTTGATTTTTTTGTAGATTTTCTTCGACTTTGGAACAGGTCAGAAAAACATGCCAGCTATTTTTTAAAAATACCCGATTCTTATGGTTATTTTCCTATGCTTAGCGAAGAACGAACAACACTACGTGAGCAAAAAATGACTTTACGCGTTATTTCAATACAAAAAAAGCTTCTTGATAAGTCGCTTTTTATTATTCCTAAAGATTATAAAAATTATGATGAATAA
- a CDS encoding T9SS type A sorting domain-containing protein, with protein sequence MKHNSFLISILFLVYSIQIRASHSDSIDVVHYDIHLEITDFTNQIISGYVELTVVSKINNLQQVNLDLLEMVIDSITVNDVKIPSFTYDDRTLQIPLSSAINANDTVRIAVFYFGHPQEDPGSSHWGGFKWTSNSAFNLGVGFETIPHVFGRCWIPCNDDFEDRATYDFYINVNAALNHMAVCNGELVDFQNTCSGKRLCHWRMRDEIPTYLASVAVAPYVCLTDTFNGMLGQIPIELWILEADTLKAKNSFANLKNILQLYESKFGPYRWQRVGYVSVDFSSGAMEHATNIAYPRLAINGNTTYETLYAHELFHHWFGNLITCSKAEEMWINEGWATFSEFLHDETFSDYNTYLTNKRAMQYNVLRYAHIEDGGYYALNNIPQSNTYGKSSYDKGALMVLNLRHFLGDSLFYAVMTNYLADRAFKTVSSEDMRDYLAQHANPKVHDFFDTYIFTPGFPHFSVDSFKVEPLGLQYRLIVYSKEKLRGRSTFSSYAQTEVTALDNAWNMRTFRITLQNGYGIDTFYTDINPITLITDLFERVNDATTDQYKVIKTATNYTFDKCNFVGIVSAISDSALVRVENNWVAPDGFKNPIPGLFISHEHYWSVNGILPQNFVMKGRFQYIRTTTPEGGGFDNELINNSIDSLVLLYRPDRAHDWHIIPFTKTGTPYSGYLTTDTVHTGEYTFGIWNWAAWNNMGQITKPKPEIQIIPNPTTGDCALNYAFVPNTLLEIVNANGQVVFQDKIKHATDHYWLSMANLKNGIYWVKISNTSNMPVFTKIVKK encoded by the coding sequence ATGAAGCATAATAGTTTTTTAATAAGCATCCTTTTTTTAGTTTATTCAATTCAAATAAGAGCATCGCACAGCGATTCTATTGATGTTGTTCATTACGATATACATTTAGAAATTACCGACTTTACCAATCAAATAATTAGCGGTTACGTGGAGTTAACGGTGGTTTCAAAAATAAATAATCTTCAGCAGGTGAATTTAGACTTGCTCGAAATGGTTATCGACAGCATTACGGTTAACGATGTTAAAATTCCTTCTTTTACTTACGACGACAGAACCTTACAAATACCCCTTTCGTCGGCAATCAATGCCAATGACACCGTGCGGATAGCGGTTTTTTATTTTGGACACCCTCAAGAAGACCCAGGTTCGAGCCATTGGGGAGGATTTAAATGGACTTCGAATAGTGCGTTTAATTTAGGCGTGGGCTTCGAAACCATTCCACACGTTTTTGGGCGTTGCTGGATTCCTTGTAACGATGATTTTGAAGATCGAGCTACCTACGATTTTTATATCAACGTGAATGCGGCACTGAATCATATGGCTGTATGCAATGGCGAATTAGTCGATTTTCAAAATACATGTAGCGGTAAAAGACTTTGCCATTGGCGCATGCGAGACGAAATTCCCACTTATTTGGCTTCGGTTGCCGTTGCCCCTTATGTTTGCCTAACCGATACCTTTAATGGAATGTTAGGACAAATTCCCATTGAGCTTTGGATATTGGAAGCCGATACATTAAAAGCTAAAAACTCTTTTGCAAATCTTAAAAACATACTCCAGCTATACGAAAGCAAATTTGGACCTTATCGTTGGCAGCGAGTAGGTTACGTTTCGGTCGATTTTTCAAGTGGTGCGATGGAACATGCCACCAATATTGCCTATCCACGCTTAGCCATCAACGGCAATACCACATACGAAACCTTGTATGCTCATGAGCTTTTTCACCATTGGTTTGGAAATTTAATTACATGCAGTAAAGCAGAAGAGATGTGGATAAACGAAGGCTGGGCAACTTTTAGCGAATTTTTACATGATGAGACCTTTTCAGATTACAACACTTATCTTACTAACAAAAGAGCTATGCAATATAATGTTTTACGTTATGCTCATATCGAAGATGGTGGTTACTATGCCCTCAATAATATTCCTCAATCGAATACTTACGGAAAATCATCGTATGACAAAGGAGCATTGATGGTTTTAAATCTTCGGCATTTCTTGGGCGATAGTTTGTTTTATGCCGTTATGACGAATTATTTGGCTGATAGAGCTTTTAAAACAGTCAGTTCCGAAGATATGCGCGATTATTTAGCTCAACACGCCAATCCCAAGGTGCACGATTTTTTCGACACTTATATTTTTACACCCGGATTCCCTCATTTTTCGGTCGATTCGTTCAAAGTTGAGCCTCTCGGTTTGCAATATCGACTCATCGTGTATTCTAAAGAAAAATTAAGAGGACGTTCTACGTTCTCATCTTATGCTCAAACCGAAGTTACAGCGTTAGATAACGCTTGGAATATGCGTACATTCAGAATCACCCTGCAAAATGGTTATGGCATCGACACTTTTTATACCGATATTAATCCTATAACTCTGATAACCGATCTTTTTGAACGTGTAAACGATGCAACCACCGACCAATATAAGGTTATTAAAACAGCCACCAATTATACGTTCGACAAATGTAATTTTGTCGGAATTGTATCTGCCATTTCCGATTCTGCATTAGTAAGAGTTGAAAACAATTGGGTGGCACCCGATGGTTTTAAAAATCCTATACCCGGCTTATTTATTTCGCATGAGCATTATTGGTCGGTAAATGGCATTCTACCCCAAAACTTTGTCATGAAAGGACGGTTCCAATACATAAGAACAACCACACCCGAAGGCGGCGGATTCGATAATGAGCTCATCAACAACAGCATCGATTCGCTGGTATTATTGTATCGCCCCGACAGAGCACACGATTGGCATATCATCCCATTTACAAAGACTGGCACCCCTTATTCAGGATATTTAACCACCGATACCGTGCATACCGGCGAATATACTTTTGGTATATGGAATTGGGCTGCATGGAACAATATGGGACAAATTACCAAACCTAAACCCGAAATACAAATCATACCTAATCCCACCACGGGCGATTGTGCGCTAAATTATGCTTTTGTTCCCAACACCTTGCTAGAAATAGTAAATGCTAATGGACAAGTTGTTTTTCAAGATAAGATAAAGCATGCAACTGACCATTATTGGCTTTCAATGGCAAATTTAAAGAATGGTATTTATTGGGTTAAAATATCAAACACAAGCAACATGCCTGTATTTACTAAGATTGTAAAAAAATAA
- a CDS encoding T9SS type A sorting domain-containing protein: MKNYLLIVCVYFVLLNFNYIKAAKFTVTNTSDSGTGSLREAINSSNSNFVADTIIFNIPTSDLGYNPQTNTFTISINSLLPYLIGGNLFIDGTSQPGYSGLPKIAITTGNPLSVPWALGIFSSNNKIKGLQIIGFSIGILLSESTGTNNHVESCFIGTNHNGTSAMPNTNGIVINNNANGNVIANNIISGNTANGIVIKKSNNTSIIGNKIGCDFNGTHPIPNENGITADSSSNNVIGGLLSSERNIISGNSQSGILITGRTSTNNIVQGNYIGIDVTGTAKLSNLYGITVTKAYGNIIGRNNIISGNIDIGVLFTGKHTRNNIVKGNFIGTDYTGTQLLDNHKGVVIKSLANSNIIGGNTALDRNIISGNIEIGVYIEAADSNKITGNYIGPDVTGTNKVRIPDVNGNDSLIQGNGVEFNIVAKYNILGGPSYGERNIISGHKVYGVVYYGHCNNNTTINNFIGTDVTSKNSLPNATGICFDCASNHNDVINCVLSGNIGYGLFYVTRGTEYNRLLGNMIGVDSSGTQAVPNDIGMVVSTGTANNIIGGNSPNERNIFSGNNLSGLMITNQLTENNIIKGNYFGTDITGTVAIPNLYGVMFSTFTKHNTLDSNLISGNLSSGIIIYEEADSNLIINNKIGTDISGMNALANQSAGIYIDQGAKYNTVGTLNKPNIVAYNIGGGILINNENTKFNKLSGNAIFDNDGLGIDIFPFGIVNQNDLGDLDDGPAKMMNTPLINYAEYNGVDTYVQGTIDTQNPSGVTIEVYAAKPDAYNCGQGQRFVGAALADVNGNWNLTTNLLLGTDVVTAIAIDNEGNTSEFCQNASIITNISQHEFLQVEMFPNPCSDKFVIRIPNSYNNFCVSIYDMHGRIINKMIDCKNTKEYIWNLENDQKQRVVSGQYIISISFNDGSSISKLITVL, translated from the coding sequence ATGAAAAATTATCTTTTAATAGTATGTGTTTATTTTGTATTGCTCAATTTTAATTACATCAAAGCAGCAAAATTTACGGTAACAAATACAAGCGACTCTGGGACAGGTAGTTTAAGAGAAGCCATAAATTCGAGTAATTCAAATTTTGTGGCCGATACAATTATATTTAATATACCAACATCCGATTTAGGATATAACCCACAAACCAATACCTTTACCATATCAATAAATAGTTTGTTGCCTTATTTAATCGGTGGTAATTTATTTATTGATGGAACAAGTCAGCCTGGTTATTCCGGGTTACCTAAAATAGCAATAACAACTGGTAATCCTTTGTCCGTCCCTTGGGCTTTAGGTATATTTTCTTCGAATAATAAAATCAAAGGGTTACAAATTATTGGTTTTTCTATTGGAATTTTATTATCTGAATCTACAGGCACCAATAACCATGTTGAATCTTGTTTTATTGGCACAAATCATAATGGTACTTCAGCAATGCCTAACACAAACGGTATTGTTATAAACAATAACGCTAATGGGAATGTTATTGCAAACAACATTATTTCAGGTAATACAGCCAATGGTATTGTCATTAAAAAATCGAACAATACTTCAATAATTGGAAATAAAATTGGCTGTGATTTTAATGGCACCCATCCCATCCCTAATGAGAATGGAATAACAGCCGATTCATCAAGCAATAATGTTATTGGTGGATTATTAAGTTCAGAACGCAATATTATATCAGGTAATAGCCAGAGTGGTATTCTGATTACAGGCAGAACATCAACAAATAATATTGTACAAGGCAATTACATTGGCATAGATGTTACAGGTACAGCCAAACTTTCAAATTTATATGGAATAACTGTAACTAAGGCATACGGCAACATTATAGGAAGAAATAATATTATTTCTGGCAATATAGATATTGGTGTTCTCTTTACAGGGAAGCACACAAGAAACAATATAGTAAAAGGAAATTTTATTGGTACTGATTATACTGGGACTCAATTATTAGATAATCATAAAGGTGTTGTTATTAAAAGCTTAGCAAATTCTAATATTATAGGAGGAAATACGGCATTGGATAGAAATATAATTTCTGGTAACATAGAAATTGGTGTGTATATCGAAGCAGCTGATAGCAATAAAATTACCGGAAATTATATAGGTCCCGATGTTACCGGAACAAATAAAGTTCGAATTCCGGACGTAAACGGCAATGATTCTTTGATACAAGGCAATGGAGTAGAATTTAATATTGTTGCAAAGTATAATATTTTAGGAGGACCATCATACGGCGAAAGAAACATAATATCGGGACACAAAGTTTATGGTGTGGTATATTATGGTCATTGTAATAATAATACTACTATAAACAACTTTATTGGTACCGATGTTACAAGCAAAAATTCTTTGCCTAATGCTACCGGAATTTGTTTCGATTGTGCTTCAAATCATAACGACGTTATTAATTGTGTATTGTCTGGCAATATTGGATATGGATTATTTTATGTAACCCGAGGTACAGAATATAATAGATTGTTAGGCAATATGATTGGAGTCGATTCATCTGGAACTCAAGCGGTACCAAATGATATTGGCATGGTAGTCTCTACAGGTACAGCAAATAATATTATTGGAGGAAATTCGCCAAACGAAAGAAACATTTTTTCGGGTAATAATTTGAGTGGACTAATGATAACAAATCAATTGACCGAAAATAATATTATTAAAGGCAATTATTTTGGAACAGATATAACGGGAACAGTTGCAATTCCAAATTTATATGGAGTAATGTTCTCTACATTTACAAAACATAATACGTTAGACAGCAATCTCATTTCCGGAAATTTATCATCAGGTATTATTATATACGAAGAAGCCGATAGTAATTTAATAATTAATAATAAAATAGGTACAGATATCTCAGGCATGAACGCTCTTGCTAATCAATCTGCTGGAATTTATATTGACCAAGGAGCGAAATACAACACGGTAGGAACCCTAAATAAACCAAATATAGTGGCATATAATATCGGAGGTGGAATATTGATTAATAATGAAAATACTAAGTTTAATAAATTATCAGGTAATGCTATATTTGATAATGATGGGTTGGGAATTGATATTTTCCCATTTGGCATAGTAAATCAAAATGATTTGGGCGACTTAGATGATGGACCTGCTAAAATGATGAATACACCTCTTATCAATTATGCAGAATACAATGGAGTTGATACATATGTTCAAGGAACAATAGATACACAAAACCCATCGGGAGTTACTATTGAAGTTTATGCCGCAAAACCTGATGCATATAATTGTGGACAAGGTCAACGTTTTGTTGGGGCTGCCTTGGCTGATGTAAATGGGAATTGGAATTTAACTACTAATTTGCTTTTAGGAACAGATGTAGTTACCGCAATTGCTATTGATAATGAAGGTAATACTTCAGAATTTTGTCAAAATGCTTCAATTATTACCAATATCAGTCAACATGAATTTTTGCAAGTAGAAATGTTTCCTAATCCTTGCTCGGATAAATTTGTAATAAGAATACCTAATTCATACAATAATTTTTGTGTTTCAATTTATGATATGCACGGAAGAATTATTAATAAAATGATAGACTGTAAAAATACTAAAGAATACATTTGGAATTTAGAAAATGACCAAAAACAAAGAGTAGTCTCTGGACAATATATTATTTCGATAAGTTTTAACGATGGTTCTTCGATATCTAAATTAATAACTGTTTTATAA
- a CDS encoding helix-turn-helix transcriptional regulator, which produces MLEISKNYSNAEKMKVKWIYVLIIINLLFNIWDIASIYIHVFQKFPDMYYLMNFLYITLFGINALKHQLLLTKNDKIHILQSVELLDDIQDKDDNEQSFKIVKERELIGKLEYLMNREQLFLNPDLKLNDISQKLKIHRNVISKVINQHWKVNFFQWVNNYRLEKAKELLSSHDFNHLSIEGIAKTVGFNSKSVFNPLFKKKYGITPSDFRKKYAK; this is translated from the coding sequence ATGTTAGAAATAAGTAAAAACTATTCTAATGCTGAAAAAATGAAAGTTAAATGGATATATGTCTTAATAATAATTAACTTATTATTTAATATTTGGGATATAGCCTCTATATATATACATGTTTTTCAGAAGTTTCCAGACATGTATTATTTAATGAACTTTTTATATATTACATTGTTTGGAATCAATGCCTTAAAGCATCAACTTTTATTAACTAAAAACGATAAAATTCATATTTTACAAAGCGTAGAACTATTAGATGATATTCAAGATAAAGATGATAACGAGCAATCATTTAAAATTGTAAAAGAAAGGGAACTCATTGGTAAATTAGAATACTTAATGAACCGTGAGCAACTTTTTTTAAACCCTGATTTAAAACTTAATGATATTTCTCAAAAGTTAAAAATACATAGAAATGTTATTTCTAAGGTTATAAACCAACATTGGAAAGTAAATTTTTTTCAATGGGTTAATAATTACAGATTGGAAAAAGCTAAAGAATTATTATCGAGCCATGATTTCAATCATTTATCTATTGAAGGCATTGCTAAAACAGTAGGCTTTAATTCAAAATCAGTTTTTAATCCTTTGTTTAAAAAAAAGTATGGTATCACGCCGTCCGATTTTAGAAAAAAATATGCTAAATAA
- a CDS encoding DUF2752 domain-containing protein, whose protein sequence is MHWYYSIIQWLEDHQGACFYKKFLGIECPGCGMQRSLIALLKGNIVESLQLFPALIPLILMFIFLILHLKFQFKHGARILIFWFIINTLIILVSYILKFI, encoded by the coding sequence ATGCATTGGTATTATTCTATTATTCAATGGCTTGAAGATCACCAGGGGGCTTGTTTTTATAAGAAATTTTTGGGCATTGAATGCCCGGGGTGTGGTATGCAACGCTCGTTAATAGCTTTGCTTAAGGGTAATATTGTTGAGAGTTTACAATTGTTCCCTGCTTTAATTCCTCTTATTTTAATGTTTATTTTTTTAATTCTACATCTTAAATTTCAATTTAAACATGGAGCTCGTATATTAATTTTTTGGTTTATTATAAATACTTTGATTATTTTGGTTAGTTATATTTTGAAGTTTATTTAA
- a CDS encoding flippase-like domain-containing protein yields the protein MTEAKPTILRKVSPIKIILPILFGLAIVGYLIYKDWNQQAVDTFSFNHVVLLFIVISFFMMFLRDVGYMIRLRILSDKKLPWKKVFYIIMLWEFASAISPSAVGGTTVATYFIYKEGIPLGKSTALVMATAFLDELYFIIFFPLIVFSVGIHQLFISSSAFAGNYLYFAFIGYGIKFIFDAFIAYGLFINPQALKNILTAIFRLWFLKKWREKADHIGDDIILASNELKGKSFIFWLKTFGATVISWTARYWVVNFLLLALLAGINLQNNGITLYEHFEIFARQLVMWVMMLVLPSPGASGFAEVVFSDYLSVFIPVGFVALLALSWRMVSYYPYLFVGVFLLPPWIRRTHKK from the coding sequence ATGACAGAAGCTAAACCTACTATATTACGTAAAGTATCGCCCATAAAAATTATTCTTCCTATTTTATTTGGTTTGGCTATTGTGGGTTATTTAATTTACAAAGATTGGAATCAACAAGCGGTTGATACCTTTTCGTTCAATCATGTAGTTTTGCTCTTTATTGTCATATCATTTTTTATGATGTTTTTGCGCGATGTGGGGTACATGATTCGTTTGCGAATACTGAGCGATAAAAAACTACCGTGGAAAAAAGTTTTTTATATTATTATGCTTTGGGAATTTGCTTCTGCCATTTCGCCTTCTGCGGTTGGAGGAACAACCGTTGCTACCTATTTTATTTACAAAGAAGGAATTCCATTAGGAAAAAGCACGGCACTTGTTATGGCAACGGCTTTTTTAGATGAGCTTTATTTTATAATATTTTTTCCTCTTATTGTTTTTTCGGTTGGCATTCATCAGCTTTTTATTAGTAGCAGTGCGTTTGCTGGCAATTATTTGTATTTTGCCTTTATTGGTTATGGCATTAAATTTATTTTCGATGCTTTTATTGCTTATGGTTTATTTATAAATCCTCAGGCTTTAAAAAATATTCTGACGGCTATATTTCGCTTATGGTTTTTAAAGAAATGGCGAGAAAAAGCAGATCATATTGGAGATGATATTATTTTAGCATCGAACGAATTAAAAGGTAAATCGTTTATATTTTGGTTAAAAACATTTGGGGCTACGGTTATTTCATGGACGGCTCGTTATTGGGTGGTAAATTTTTTGTTGCTTGCTTTGCTTGCCGGTATCAATTTGCAAAATAATGGTATAACTTTATACGAGCATTTTGAGATTTTTGCACGTCAATTGGTAATGTGGGTTATGATGTTAGTGCTTCCAAGTCCGGGTGCAAGCGGTTTTGCCGAAGTCGTCTTTTCCGATTATTTATCGGTATTTATACCTGTAGGATTTGTCGCTTTGCTTGCTCTATCCTGGCGAATGGTTAGTTATTATCCCTATCTTTTTGTAGGTGTATTTCTTTTACCTCCATGGATACGCAGAACGCATAAAAAATAA
- a CDS encoding D-tyrosyl-tRNA(Tyr) deacylase yields MRVIIQRVKQAKVEIENKTHSQISKGLLIFVGIEEQDTAEDATWLARKIVNLRIFDDENGVMNKSVKEVNGEILLVSQFTLHALTKKGNRPSYIRAARPELAIPLYEHFQKELVLELGKKICTGVFGAHMQVSLINDGPVTIWIDSKNKE; encoded by the coding sequence ATGAGAGTAATAATACAGCGAGTCAAACAAGCTAAAGTTGAAATAGAAAACAAAACGCATTCCCAGATTTCTAAGGGATTATTGATTTTTGTCGGCATCGAAGAGCAAGACACCGCCGAAGATGCTACTTGGCTTGCTCGTAAAATTGTCAATCTTCGCATTTTCGACGACGAGAATGGAGTGATGAATAAATCAGTTAAAGAAGTAAATGGTGAAATATTACTTGTAAGTCAATTTACTTTACACGCTCTTACCAAAAAAGGCAATCGTCCTTCGTATATTCGTGCCGCTCGACCCGAATTAGCAATCCCTTTATATGAACATTTTCAAAAGGAGTTGGTATTAGAGCTTGGCAAAAAAATTTGCACCGGCGTGTTTGGTGCCCATATGCAAGTATCCTTAATCAACGATGGGCCTGTAACCATTTGGATTGATAGTAAAAACAAAGAATAG
- a CDS encoding YraN family protein, which translates to MNNLNHLAIGLKGESIASQFLIEKGYEILKTRWTYKHKEIDIIAKHGNILVVVEVKTRTNNQYSQPEEAVDIKKQHFLSEAVEAFIQEYNDFDEIRFDIIAIILKQKEYTIYHIENAFEPI; encoded by the coding sequence ATGAACAATCTAAATCATTTAGCAATAGGATTAAAAGGAGAATCGATTGCCTCGCAATTTCTTATCGAAAAAGGGTACGAAATACTTAAAACCCGATGGACTTATAAGCATAAAGAAATTGACATCATTGCAAAGCATGGCAACATATTAGTGGTTGTAGAAGTAAAAACCCGAACCAATAATCAATATTCACAACCCGAAGAAGCTGTCGATATAAAAAAACAACATTTTTTATCCGAAGCCGTCGAAGCATTTATTCAAGAATATAACGATTTTGATGAAATTCGTTTCGATATAATAGCTATTATTTTGAAACAAAAAGAATATACCATTTACCATATCGAAAACGCATTTGAACCTATATAA